Within Harpia harpyja isolate bHarHar1 chromosome 4, bHarHar1 primary haplotype, whole genome shotgun sequence, the genomic segment TGGTTGCCTCTAGAAATACAAGCATACACAATTTCTGTGGCTGCAAAAAAGGGCAAAGGGTAAGAAAGAAGAGCCTTGGTTAAGAGACACAAATTCACTAGGGTTTGAAGAAATGATGGCAGGTTGTCAGTAATAACTTCCTTTGTCTCTTCACCCCAGGTCAAGAATGCAGTCAGTGCAAAGGTTGTTTTCAAGACACAAGCAAAAAAGTGAGTCCAATTCAGCATACATCTAAATTCCCCTGGGTTTTTCATGTTACCTTCAAGTGTGGGAAGAAATATTTGTGAAGTGTAACTGAAAATGATCACCCCTACAGAGACCAAGAAGTCCTCAAACTCAATGGAGAGTCTGAATTTTGCCCAGGACCACTGATGTATTTGTGTGAGGCAGTAAGTCATCACTACAAGGATGACAATGAAATGGACTAAGGAGCAAAGCTGGCTGAGTTTGGAAACAATTTTGAGAGTCTTGATAAATACACAAGGCAGCAGTGTAACAAATGCAATTACAGTCCAAGTTTTCTCAGTCACTGGTACATATGGAAAACTATGTGACAGCAAGTTCCCACTAGCAACCAGATACAAAATACATGTCATGATCAGTTCCATCACTTGGGTCACATTGACAACTATGCCACCTAGTTTGGGAGATAGCTTTTTGCAGCAGGCATTCGCAATATCTTCATACGTGTCTCTCACTCTTATGAGCTGcccatcttcattttcttcatacaGGCAAGCTATTAGAATTTTGCCTGTGTAACAGCATAATGCTGCAGCCAAGATAATAAGAAACAGGCCACTGTATCCACTGTGGAGAAGAGCATACGGCAATCCTAGGACAAATATtccctgaagaggaaaaagagaaagaaaagatagcACAAAATCCCTGAGGCAAAATGTTTACTAGAAGCCACACTCCCAAATCTGCCCTCCACTGAACATTGCTTTCACCTAGCTGCATGGTGGAAGTCCTGCTACATTCAGCTAAGTAAGTAACAATCATGAGAAATGTGTTTATTTATGATAAATGAAATTATCAGCAAAAATAACTGCTCCTGTCAACACACATGTAATGATAAGCTAAGAAAAAGAGAATGTGACTGAATGACAGAATCAGGTTCCTAGTTAATATTTAACGCTGATGTGATTAGAAGCACATTTTAGAAGGTGCATAGGCAGTTATTCAGTCAACATGCATATTAATGAAACAGGTTCACTATCAGTAAAATTAAGCAACTGTAGCATCATCTGTAGAAgtttcattcaaattaaaaatagcacTGTAGACAGATCCAGTAATGACAATTCTCTTCAGTCTAAAAATTCTTAACAGACCTCTGGAAAGAAAATGGCATTAGAGTTATATCAGGCTTCACCTGTGTTTCCTCTGTGGCTTCTGTGTGCCTCATGCAGCCTTTGCTCTTGTTAAGTCCACTGCTAAAGTGATTCTTCTCACAGCTGAGATTCTAGACTGTGCAAACTTATTTaggtgtttaaaaatacatgtaaaacaTATA encodes:
- the LOC128141213 gene encoding vesicular inhibitory amino acid transporter-like, whose translation is MARWDSCLDTDEEHVNFARRDELNLAHSEEREEPDGTLNFELDVCHQDPEYKSPAPLPHTQVKMITSWEAGWNVTNAIQGIFVLGLPYALLHSGYSGLFLIILAAALCCYTGKILIACLYEENEDGQLIRVRDTYEDIANACCKKLSPKLGGIVVNVTQVMELIMTCILYLVASGNLLSHSFPYVPVTEKTWTVIAFVTLLPCVFIKTLKIVSKLSQLCSLVHFIVILVVMTYCLTQIHQWSWAKFRLSIEFEDFLVSVGVIIFSYTSQIFLPTLEGNMKNPGEFRCMLNWTHFFACVLKTTFALTAFLTWGEETKEVITDNLPSFLQTLVNLCLLTKALLSYPLPFFAATEIVYACISRGNHSNYRSPLFALGVRGSFLMLTLLMAMFIPHFALLMGLTGSVTGAAMTFLLPSLFHLKLKWKKLSFLEKCADISVFILGFLCSLAGIVCSIKGLLEVFEGV